In bacterium, one genomic interval encodes:
- a CDS encoding T9SS type A sorting domain-containing protein, whose product MMRVWIGSWLVALCLINSSFASPGNRGYSGAPGALGRCASSCHGAGTGTVQVTGFPTNYVPDSTYLITIQAVTGFPIKNFNASVRIGTGTNRAGTITAGQGTSTYNVAQETNGVHLSTLDLQTATFNWQAPAVGAGTVRLYVAAHQGARNTGPNTNITLVANEAVIPQPPAPCSSPLPTNGEADQPLNLTLRWATAARATAYEVFIGTAEPLPSISNVVDTSFALSALEPSTTYLWRIDAINDVGITAGPVWSFTTEAQSPARDIVAPGEFALGQAYPNPFNGLVRLPLNVPANLPVRAHIYDRTGRLVVTLLDNQPLGQTAELEWNAAGQAAGLYFLRCLCAGQSVTQKLIYLP is encoded by the coding sequence ATGATGCGCGTATGGATAGGCTCTTGGTTAGTAGCCTTGTGTTTGATCAACAGCAGCTTCGCCAGCCCGGGTAACAGGGGCTATTCCGGCGCACCCGGTGCGTTGGGACGGTGCGCCTCAAGCTGTCACGGCGCGGGAACCGGCACGGTGCAAGTCACCGGCTTTCCCACGAACTATGTCCCAGACTCGACCTACTTGATCACGATTCAAGCCGTCACCGGCTTCCCGATCAAGAATTTCAACGCGTCCGTACGGATCGGTACCGGCACCAATCGCGCCGGCACCATTACCGCCGGACAGGGCACCTCCACCTACAACGTGGCGCAGGAAACCAACGGCGTGCACCTCAGCACGCTCGATCTGCAAACGGCCACGTTTAATTGGCAAGCCCCCGCCGTGGGTGCCGGAACCGTGAGGTTATATGTTGCCGCCCATCAAGGCGCGCGCAATACCGGACCCAACACCAACATCACGCTCGTCGCCAACGAAGCCGTGATTCCGCAGCCGCCCGCTCCCTGTTCGAGCCCGTTACCGACCAATGGGGAGGCAGATCAGCCGCTGAATCTCACTCTGCGCTGGGCCACGGCCGCGCGCGCCACCGCCTACGAAGTATTCATCGGCACAGCCGAACCGCTGCCGTCCATCTCGAATGTCGTGGATACGTCGTTTGCGCTGAGCGCGCTTGAACCAAGCACCACGTATCTCTGGCGCATTGATGCCATCAATGACGTCGGCATTACCGCCGGGCCGGTCTGGTCGTTTACCACCGAAGCGCAATCACCTGCCCGGGACATCGTTGCGCCCGGCGAGTTTGCCCTCGGGCAAGCCTATCCCAATCCGTTTAACGGACTGGTCAGGCTGCCGCTCAACGTTCCGGCGAACCTACCCGTGCGCGCGCACATCTATGATCGCACCGGACGTCTGGTGGTCACGCTCCTCGACAATCAACCGTTGGGGCAGACCGCAGAACTCGAATGGAACGCCGCCGGACAGGCAGCCGGTCTCTATTTCCTCCGCTGTCTGTGCGCCGGACAGTCGGTAACGCAGAAGCTGATCTACCTGCCGTAA
- a CDS encoding T9SS type A sorting domain-containing protein, with the protein MIRKTLTLLLLLACASAALATVHTVNIGGISFSPANLTIQQGDTVRWVKPAGGFHNVAETSGTPVFRSGDPTSNAFTYNFAFNAPLEGLYNYECEVHAGSGMVGTVTVEAGGSAPDAPVNVSPGNNSTDISLDASLSWNAAANADRYTVRFGSTNPPQIAAENVTTTNYQPPAALIPASVYFWQITAVNDFGSTPGPTWSFTTIAPPAQASGPFPDNASTNVPIITTLAWEPADRAESYRVYLGTSEPLGLATVTFDTSFDPPGNLNTSTTYLWRVDTQGEAGLTTGVTWSFTTEAGSPAGEVSQPRDLALVSAYPNPFNSSVRIALNVPQDALTRVTIYDLLGREISTLANERLTAGVHELLWNAAGQAGGLYFLKCECAGITQTQKLVYMP; encoded by the coding sequence ATGATCCGCAAAACACTCACACTCCTGCTGCTGCTCGCCTGCGCGAGCGCGGCACTCGCCACCGTGCACACCGTCAACATTGGCGGGATCTCGTTTTCTCCGGCGAATCTCACGATTCAACAAGGTGACACCGTCCGTTGGGTGAAGCCCGCCGGTGGTTTCCACAACGTCGCCGAAACCTCCGGCACGCCCGTCTTCCGCAGCGGTGATCCAACCAGCAACGCGTTCACATACAACTTCGCATTCAACGCGCCGCTCGAAGGCCTGTACAACTACGAGTGCGAAGTTCATGCAGGATCGGGCATGGTCGGTACCGTCACCGTCGAAGCTGGCGGCAGCGCACCCGATGCGCCCGTCAACGTGTCCCCCGGCAACAATAGCACCGACATTAGTCTTGATGCGTCGCTGTCTTGGAATGCCGCTGCCAATGCCGACCGCTACACCGTGCGTTTCGGCAGCACGAATCCGCCGCAAATCGCCGCTGAAAATGTCACAACCACGAACTATCAGCCGCCCGCCGCGTTGATTCCCGCATCAGTCTATTTCTGGCAAATCACCGCGGTCAATGATTTCGGTTCCACTCCCGGACCGACATGGTCCTTCACGACGATCGCGCCTCCGGCGCAAGCGAGCGGGCCGTTCCCCGACAACGCTTCGACCAATGTTCCCATCATCACAACGCTCGCTTGGGAACCTGCTGATCGCGCCGAAAGCTATCGAGTCTATCTGGGCACCAGCGAACCCCTCGGCCTGGCCACAGTGACGTTTGACACGAGTTTCGATCCGCCTGGCAATCTGAATACGTCAACGACCTATCTCTGGCGCGTGGATACGCAGGGGGAAGCCGGCCTGACAACAGGGGTGACTTGGTCCTTCACCACCGAAGCCGGTTCGCCCGCCGGTGAAGTCTCACAGCCGCGCGATCTCGCGCTGGTCTCGGCCTATCCGAATCCGTTCAACAGTTCCGTGCGCATCGCGCTGAACGTGCCGCAAGATGCCTTGACGCGCGTTACGATCTATGACCTGCTGGGCCGGGAAATCAGCACGCTGGCCAACGAACGGTTAACCGCCGGTGTCCATGAATTACTGTGGAACGCCGCCGGTCAAGCAGGCGGACTCTATTTCCTGAAATGCGAATGCGCGGGCATCACGCAGACGCAGAAGCTCGTGTACATGCCGTAA
- a CDS encoding T9SS type A sorting domain-containing protein, which yields MSASAAPWVTGASGAPGLQSCASSCHGDGTGTLEIFGFPESYVPDSTYIVLLTSAGLPVKNFNASCRVGEGTLNAGMMIGDPDGHTVGYMLPEETNGIHAAVLDQDSLFFAWRAPLPGTGEVRLYVAAHQGQDTGPNSDFMLVATEQIIPQPPAVPSHPVPSDDAQGVAVSSELAWDEVQRADSFRIYFGTESPPPFVAAQTQIHFAPGALDHNTRYYWRIEAVNEVGTTSGPEWEFTTEVQSTGDPGPWVGNFMLYPPHPNPFNNVTRIAFDVIGPTPVRMAVFDVAGRLVTTLFDGVAANGRYEIFWQADGAAGVYFIRADIHSTPVVFKAIYLK from the coding sequence ATGTCCGCCTCTGCCGCTCCATGGGTGACCGGTGCTTCCGGTGCACCCGGTTTGCAATCGTGCGCATCCTCGTGCCACGGGGACGGCACCGGCACACTCGAGATCTTCGGCTTCCCCGAGAGCTACGTTCCGGATTCGACCTACATCGTTCTGCTGACGAGCGCCGGATTGCCTGTGAAAAATTTTAACGCCTCCTGCCGCGTGGGCGAAGGCACGCTTAACGCCGGGATGATGATCGGCGATCCCGACGGACACACTGTCGGCTACATGCTGCCCGAAGAAACAAACGGCATTCATGCGGCGGTGCTCGATCAGGATTCGCTGTTCTTTGCGTGGCGAGCCCCGCTGCCCGGCACAGGCGAGGTGCGGCTTTACGTCGCGGCCCATCAGGGCCAGGATACCGGTCCGAACAGTGACTTCATGCTCGTGGCCACGGAGCAGATCATTCCTCAGCCACCCGCCGTACCCTCGCATCCCGTGCCGTCAGACGACGCGCAAGGTGTCGCGGTCAGTAGCGAGCTGGCCTGGGATGAAGTCCAGCGGGCCGATTCGTTCCGCATCTACTTCGGGACCGAGTCGCCGCCGCCGTTTGTCGCCGCACAAACTCAAATTCACTTTGCACCCGGTGCGCTGGACCACAATACGCGTTACTACTGGCGCATCGAGGCCGTCAACGAAGTCGGCACGACCAGCGGACCCGAGTGGGAGTTCACCACCGAAGTTCAGTCCACAGGCGATCCCGGCCCATGGGTGGGCAACTTCATGCTCTACCCGCCTCACCCGAACCCGTTTAACAACGTCACACGGATTGCCTTCGACGTAATCGGCCCCACGCCGGTACGTATGGCCGTCTTCGACGTCGCGGGCCGCCTGGTAACGACACTGTTTGACGGCGTTGCCGCGAACGGACGCTATGAAATCTTCTGGCAGGCCGATGGCGCCGCCGGAGTTTATTTCATCCGCGCCGATATCCACTCCACCCCCGTTGTCTTCAAAGCAATTTATCTGAAATAG
- a CDS encoding thioredoxin family protein: MPIRRQNVLIFSVLAFTFATFVAPRTSFAEALAVGAAAPAFELKNINDAMVSLESGKGSIGTLVVFTCNHCPFAIAYEDRIVALANEFQPKGVNFIAINSNDPLIKPEDGFEAMKKRAADKAFTFPYLVNEDGSVAKAYGAARTPEAFLLDADGKIVYHGRIDDNTEAPKVTVHDLKNAMTKLVAGEAAAIDPKSTAAFGCTIKFRK, translated from the coding sequence ATGCCAATCCGCCGCCAGAATGTTCTGATTTTCTCGGTACTTGCCTTCACCTTCGCGACGTTCGTCGCACCGCGCACGAGCTTCGCGGAAGCCCTCGCCGTGGGCGCCGCTGCACCGGCCTTCGAACTCAAGAACATTAACGACGCGATGGTATCGCTCGAGTCCGGCAAGGGTAGCATTGGCACCCTGGTTGTGTTCACCTGCAATCACTGCCCGTTCGCCATTGCCTACGAAGACCGCATCGTTGCGCTGGCCAATGAGTTTCAGCCGAAGGGCGTGAATTTCATCGCCATCAACTCCAACGATCCGCTGATCAAGCCCGAAGACGGCTTTGAAGCTATGAAGAAGCGCGCCGCCGACAAGGCCTTCACTTTCCCCTATCTCGTCAATGAAGACGGCTCGGTGGCCAAAGCCTACGGTGCCGCCCGCACCCCCGAGGCCTTTTTGCTCGACGCCGACGGCAAGATCGTCTATCATGGCCGGATTGACGACAACACCGAAGCGCCCAAGGTCACGGTCCATGACCTGAAAAACGCGATGACCAAATTAGTCGCGGGCGAAGCCGCCGCGATTGACCCGAAATCCACCGCCGCCTTCGGCTGCACGATCAAGTTCCGCAAGTAA
- a CDS encoding VOC family protein, which translates to MHSFCHIELATTNLEAAAHFYRQLFGWTIEPMGENYMMIRISDDPAAVSGGLVRVETIFDSGAQNYVFVDEVSAALKQAEALGARTIDEKRALPHEMGFIGMFEAPDGYKLGLFSQK; encoded by the coding sequence ATGCACAGCTTTTGTCACATTGAACTGGCGACCACGAATCTTGAGGCAGCCGCGCATTTCTATCGTCAATTGTTTGGATGGACGATTGAACCGATGGGGGAGAACTACATGATGATCCGCATCAGCGACGATCCGGCGGCGGTCAGCGGTGGATTGGTGCGCGTGGAGACAATTTTTGACAGCGGCGCGCAGAATTATGTATTTGTGGACGAAGTGAGCGCCGCACTCAAACAGGCAGAAGCGCTGGGAGCTCGTACAATTGATGAGAAGCGCGCCCTCCCGCATGAGATGGGCTTCATCGGCATGTTCGAAGCACCGGACGGCTACAAGCTTGGCTTGTTTTCGCAGAAGTAG
- a CDS encoding cupin domain-containing protein, with the protein MIIRLTDCGEFVAGDHTILREILHPDKQPLALGYSLAHATLAVGKTSLLHRLATSEVYFILSGRGKMELAGQEREVGPGDTVYIAPSLTQRITSLGPVPLEFLCIVDPAWQAEDEAVLPE; encoded by the coding sequence ATGATTATTCGTCTTACTGACTGCGGGGAGTTCGTCGCCGGAGACCACACCATTCTACGCGAGATTCTTCATCCGGACAAGCAGCCGCTCGCCTTGGGCTATTCTCTGGCGCATGCCACGCTGGCCGTTGGGAAGACATCGCTGTTGCACCGACTGGCGACGAGCGAAGTCTATTTTATCCTCTCCGGTCGTGGCAAAATGGAACTGGCGGGTCAGGAGCGCGAGGTAGGCCCGGGCGATACAGTGTACATCGCTCCCTCTTTAACTCAGCGAATCACCAGTTTGGGTCCCGTTCCGCTGGAGTTTTTGTGCATAGTTGATCCGGCTTGGCAGGCCGAGGATGAAGCGGTGCTACCGGAGTAG
- a CDS encoding RNA-binding protein yields the protein MATRLYVGNLPFSATEEELRSVFGEFGTVEQVELVMDRATGRPRGFGFVQMDQAGATAAIEKLDGTQMGGRSINVNVAMERTERAPRPRRNNNW from the coding sequence ATGGCAACACGTCTTTATGTTGGGAATCTGCCGTTTTCCGCCACCGAAGAAGAACTGCGTTCGGTCTTTGGTGAGTTCGGCACGGTTGAACAGGTTGAATTGGTCATGGATCGCGCCACCGGCCGCCCCCGCGGCTTTGGCTTCGTCCAGATGGACCAGGCCGGCGCCACCGCCGCCATTGAGAAGCTCGACGGCACCCAGATGGGTGGCCGCTCGATCAATGTCAACGTGGCCATGGAGCGCACCGAACGTGCGCCCCGTCCGCGTCGCAACAACAACTGGTAA
- a CDS encoding helix-turn-helix domain-containing protein, which yields MVILSVQEAAKFLGKTPAALRNGYKRWGVPHFRLGGQIKFTQEALQEWVEKGMTVEQSDATPGAKNGRRTRRPDAKATSISGAHVA from the coding sequence ATGGTGATTCTCAGCGTACAAGAGGCTGCGAAGTTTCTCGGCAAGACCCCGGCCGCTCTCCGTAACGGCTATAAGCGGTGGGGGGTTCCACACTTCAGGCTCGGCGGGCAAATCAAGTTCACCCAGGAAGCTCTTCAGGAGTGGGTGGAAAAGGGCATGACCGTGGAGCAATCCGATGCGACGCCCGGCGCCAAAAATGGCCGCCGCACCCGTCGTCCGGATGCCAAAGCGACTTCAATCTCGGGCGCGCACGTCGCCTGA
- a CDS encoding cupredoxin domain-containing protein, whose translation MELNAFLKMLAGVGLVALVFYWFYFRNRRPAATVREERKLQQIESKLKSGQLEPAEYEFRVNMPVQWLIHRFDSEPDDEIFEISELEIYELLPAGHTTVLTFLPEKKGKYKVILGTEREAGVVRIV comes from the coding sequence ATGGAACTGAATGCATTTCTGAAGATGCTGGCCGGAGTCGGGCTGGTGGCGCTGGTGTTTTACTGGTTTTATTTCAGGAACCGGCGGCCGGCCGCGACGGTCCGGGAGGAGCGTAAGCTCCAGCAGATCGAGTCCAAGCTCAAGAGCGGGCAGTTGGAACCGGCCGAGTACGAGTTCCGAGTCAACATGCCAGTGCAGTGGTTGATCCATCGGTTTGACAGCGAGCCGGATGACGAGATTTTCGAGATTTCCGAGTTGGAAATATACGAACTGCTCCCGGCCGGGCACACGACCGTGCTGACTTTTCTGCCGGAAAAGAAGGGAAAGTACAAGGTCATATTGGGGACGGAACGTGAAGCAGGGGTGGTGCGAATCGTCTAA
- a CDS encoding class I SAM-dependent methyltransferase has product MGSAHDQAKVWAQGAHDWATKFEPHFEPLWQQMLAMAGVTKGTRFFDAGCGSGGASVMAEKRGARVAGLDATPELISIAQQRMPHAPFVVGDMEEMPHDDKSFDVVFAANAVQFTYDPAQALTEIKRVLAPHGHAIVAVFTDIERNNMGTFIKALAGLLPQPPKVGPFALGKPGLLETAIEKSGLKVVRDVEVPCDFVYPDVEDFWVTFRSAGPTRTAIGNVGEERTKQAALESVKPFVKPNGSLHLKNISHVVTLEA; this is encoded by the coding sequence ATGGGTTCAGCACACGATCAGGCGAAGGTCTGGGCGCAAGGCGCACATGACTGGGCGACCAAATTTGAGCCGCATTTTGAGCCGCTATGGCAGCAGATGTTGGCGATGGCCGGGGTGACGAAGGGGACGCGCTTTTTTGATGCAGGCTGTGGTTCGGGCGGAGCGTCGGTGATGGCGGAGAAGCGCGGGGCGAGGGTGGCGGGTTTGGATGCGACTCCGGAGCTAATTTCGATTGCTCAGCAGCGGATGCCGCATGCACCGTTTGTCGTGGGGGATATGGAAGAGATGCCGCACGACGACAAGAGTTTCGACGTTGTGTTTGCAGCGAACGCCGTGCAATTCACCTATGATCCGGCCCAGGCGCTGACTGAAATCAAACGCGTACTCGCGCCGCACGGCCACGCGATTGTCGCAGTCTTCACGGACATTGAGCGCAACAATATGGGAACGTTCATCAAAGCACTCGCCGGGCTCCTGCCGCAGCCGCCGAAGGTCGGGCCGTTCGCGCTGGGGAAGCCGGGCCTGCTGGAAACAGCAATTGAAAAGAGCGGCCTCAAGGTTGTTCGCGACGTAGAAGTACCCTGCGATTTCGTCTACCCGGATGTTGAGGACTTCTGGGTCACGTTCCGCTCCGCTGGTCCGACGCGTACCGCGATTGGCAACGTCGGGGAAGAGCGGACCAAGCAGGCTGCACTGGAATCGGTAAAACCATTTGTCAAGCCAAACGGCTCGCTGCACCTGAAGAACATCTCGCACGTCGTGACACTGGAAGCGTAA